Sequence from the Erythrolamprus reginae isolate rEryReg1 chromosome 2, rEryReg1.hap1, whole genome shotgun sequence genome:
ATTTCTCAAAGGGAAGACTTGCAGTTAATAGACAAGTTTCCCATTGCCTTTGTTGAATGTGGTACAATAGAATTAGAACTTGAGATACTGTCATAATCCTATATCCTTTAACCTGAATATAGACTTCATTAAATTCCTTTTGATGTCTAAGTAAAAATGCATCACATAACACAATGTGTCCTCAAATGTTAGATATAAATATTAGATTAAAATCTCCACCTAACCATGACATTCCCAGAACCTCTGTAAGGCCAGAGTTGGCAGTATGTTCCCTGTAGATACCAACAGCACTATTAGATTGCAAAACTTGAatcattgttgttgctgttgtttaaaCAGCTACAATTTCTCAAGAAAATTATATCTCAAAATAACTCCATGTTCTTTGCATGACATACTACTATTAAtactaacaataacaaaaataatagtgTGCCAATAGTAATAGTAGCCCTTGGAGCAATACCCAAGGGATGCCTAGATACATGGAAATTTTGAACTTATTAGACTTAAATATCATGACTttgttaaaaaaaccaaaactacCCTACTTGGAACTGTCTATATATTCAGACACTACCTTAACAGCTCTCTAGGACTTGAACTGTTCAGTTTTTACCAATCCCAGACTATCAAATCAAAATGAaggttaataacaataataatggacTGACACATTATGAATCCTAGATTCTTGGAAAGAACACGCGTCTGAAAGCTAAAAAACTGAcagctgtgatttcacattgttgtgtatataataatataattcctATTATTTCCATGTCTCTAAATGATGCAGTGATGCCCACGGCCTGGAAAGATGGCTTGTTGTTCCTGAAATAAGGCTTTTTGGTCAAGTGCACCACCCCAACTCGgatggttattttattttattttatttttgcaaacaaTTCTTTCTACTTCTGTATGGTTTGTGAGGCTGTTTTTGAGAAATAAGAGGAGGAGCCACAGATGAGGCAACAGTTAAATAAGAGGCAGATGAGTCAACAGAAGTAATTTGGGGCTTCTTGTCcgcaccagtgtttttcaaccagtgtgccatggcacactagtgtgccgcggagacatggtcaggtgtgccgcgaggaatgaagctcaggttctggtctcacaactgtTTGCTGAGggcgcaaagagcaaaaagttgcgagacagaagctgagcttcattcttcgcgccttccaagttttccgacAGCTGCAGCCCCCCGCCCGgatggagcttccctggcggcagcgcaggtgagctttggggcccggtgggaagGTGCCGGCAGTGGGAGCCGGAGGGTAGCACCGGGCACACGGGTCGGCAACAGcgtacaccacgccggcaacagcagcattgggcagtagccgcggAGCGGCAGGGCAGTCGGCTGGCAAGCAGGAACTCCAGAgcggaggcaccgatggcggcagctggacatgttgctggacgccgtacatgctggcgctgtggggCCGGGCCGGGATGAGGTGCCAGCCCtgcgcccatgcccagtgcagcacgtatggcgtccagcaacacatccagctaCTGCCGTCGGTTACTGCCCTATGccactgttgccggcgtggtgtacgagagagagagagagagagagaaagagagaggaagcaagagagagagaaagagagagaaaaagcaagagagagagagagaaagagaaagcaagcaagagagaaagagagaaaaaggagaggaagggagagagagagaaatgagataaaaaaggggagaaaaaagagaaatgaaaaaatgattgaggcagagaatgagaggaaagagagagaaacaaaagagagagggaaatgactcttgatttaaagcatatgataaaaagcactcaaagaataagagaagaaaaacccagccctccctGTTTTGGAAATGttaagagtgtgtatacacacacacatacacacaaggggGCGGAGGAgacagagatagaaaaagagaggagagtgtcttagagtgtcatttttttgccattttggttgttggtgtgccccagggatttttgtaaatgttaaaaatgtgccgcggctcaaaaaagtttgaaaatcactggtccgGACTTCCTCCAAATTGCCCAAACTGGGTTTGTTCCTCCTGTTTGCTGTCTCTCTAGGACATTTTcactttgccttttaaaaaaatttataggATCAGACTTGCCACATTTTTATGACAGAAGCTGTTTGATTTTAACAGTAGAAGTTACAGTAGATTTTTTACGATTGCGGGAATGCTTGTTGTCACCAGACATTCAGTCAAGATGGAAAGTAAATGCTGCTGGAAAGTAGGGTTAGCTCTGCTCACTTGGCTTGTCTTCTGCAGCTAACAAATGAACAAGCGAAGCAGAAGAGATCGTGAACCTAGTGCATTGTTAAGAAGAGCCTGAAAGCGATTGATAATTCCTGCTATGGTTTAATCATGATCTTGAtttacaataacaacaataatagttgttgttattgttattgttgttattacacCTTGTCTTTCTTCAAGAAGCTCCAGTCAATAGAAATAGCATTCATTGTATCCTGCCCATTTTATCCTCATCTCAAGTCTGTGAGGTGGGTTaggcttatttatttaaaaaaaaggttctAACTGAGATTATTGTGAATGTCCCCAATGCAAAAACTAATAATAGtttctttaaaattaattatcAGCTGGAGGTACCCCACTGCCCACTTTCAAAATACAGAATCAAGGCAAGTGAATGCATCTCTATACTAAATACATATGCCCATCATTTACGTTTGATTTTATCTTAGGGATTGTCAAGATTTTTTTCAGGATGTGGTCCACACTTCAGCTCTGGATGGCATATGGTGTCTGtgcatcaaaaaaaaaaagagacaggtcCAGACAGTCCATTTAAAATTGaacaagatttattttaaattgcattaAATTCAATGCATCCTTTGAATATAATTCATTCTTGGTGGATTCTATTATCCTCCTCCACTTTGGCATGAAAAATAACAATTTGCTTGGAACATTTGGAGGGCCTCACCTAAATCTTGGAGGGGGAGGAGGTTAGGCTGTGCAACTTTGCCTTAACTTCAAAGCACTTTGGaaccttggggtttttttggggggggaggtctTTTAATGACCCCCGTAATCCCCTTGCATCGGGGTGGATTGGGGGCAAATGTTTACTGGCtgggatgcccttcctgtcgccagTGCAGAGTTCCTAGCAGAAATTTTCCcactgtgcccagagagagaaatatctgccgctCCCTAGTATCGAACcgacagcctcctgattgtgaggcgagagctccacctcacCCCTAGGGGTATAGGGAATTAAGGCAAAACAAACTCTACTTTGAAACTCAATGAAGTGAACACTAGAAAAATTATTTGTGAaaacactagaccagtgatggtgaacctatgcgcAGCCATATCAATGGGAATGCAAGCTCAGGTCTGGCACGCAATGCGCataccagccagctggttttgtgccttCTGGGCCACTAGGAGTTGGGAAATAAGCTGTTTCCAGTCTCCAAATGGGGTGGGGAAGgctcattttttgctctccccaacctccagagcctttctaggagcctggggaggcaaaaacggccttccccaccaCCACAGAGGTGTTCCGGAGGCAGGAAACCGCCCATTTACCAACTTCCGGTTGGACCAGAAGTCCAATTTTTTGCACATGTCGGAGGGCGGCGGCAtgggaattatggatgtgggcacgcaCATTTGTGACCACCAGGCACTCCCCCACTTtttgcatgcaaaccaaaaaaggttcgccatcactgcactagacatTCTTGTCTCCCAGGTTGATTCCCCCTCCTCCCCAAGAAGCATACCATATCCCCAAGTATGTTATGtttattagttagatttgtatgctgcccctctccgtagacttggggtggctcacaacacaataaaaacaattcataacaaatctaataatttacaatttaagatatttaaaaaacccaattattaagcagacatacatacaagcataccatacataaattgtataggcccaggggagatatttcagttcccccatgcctgacgacaaaggtgggttttaaggagtttacgaaaggcagggagagtaggggcagttctaatctctggggggagctggttccagagagtcggggacgccacagagaatgctcttcccctggggcccgccaaccgacattgtttagttgacgggacccggagaaggcccactctgtgggacctaatcggtcgctgggattcgtgcggcaggaggcggtctcggagatattctggtccagtgccatgaagggctttaaaggtcataaccaacactttgaattgtgaccggaaattgatcggcaaccaatgcagactgcggagtgttggagtaacatgggcatacctagggaaacccatgactgctctcgcagctgcattctgcgcgatctgaagtttccgaacacttttcaaaggtatacaAATACACTCACTGTTTTGATGTTCTCAGCTTGCAGAAGGAAGGGTAGGCAAGCTCCTTCTATCACTCTAGACATCTTCTAGCCTCTCTTTTGCTGTTGCAGGTTTGGGAGGGCCGTTGGCGTGTTATGCCCTATGATGTGCTGCCTGACTGGCTGAAAGACAACGATTTTCTCCTGCACGGACATCGGCCACCCATGCCTTCCTTCCGCGCCTGTTTCCGCAGCATCTTCCGGCTCCACACTGAGACTGGCAACATCTGGACTCATCTGCTTGGTCAGTCATGGGACAGAGGACTGTATAGCTTTTTAGCCTGAGGTGGGAACAAAGGGGGGGGAAAACAAATTGCACTTCATTGCATCAAACTCTTTGGATTCCAagtgcttttttgcttttttaaaacgacaacaacaacaaaacacatcaGCATAAAACTTGGCTAAAAGTTATGACTCTTCACCAGTGATGTTTAACGACAGCTGACATGATATCCATGGCAATATGGAAGAAAATTTGGCCCTGTTCTAAGACAAGTGTCCTGCTCTACCTTCCCTCCATAGTAATCACTAGGGAGTGAAAGGAGATCAAGATATAATTGAATTTTCTCTGTGCTTAAAAGATGAAGAAAGAAGGCACTAGTCCTAGAAATAGTGTCCCCTCCTCTTCAGCCTTGCTCTTTCACTCATCAGAAGACAAAACAAATTGTCTTTCTAACTACAATGGTAAAGAAAGAGGGTTATTTTCACACAAAGGAAGAACTCCTCTCTCATGACTTcctatttatataataaattgaTTCTATTAGCCCACAAAGCTTTTTGGTCTATGGACTGTATCATGATTGTATAACTAGATGGAGCTAGGGATCTAAAATCTAGTTGGCACAATTTTGCATTAAAAAACCATGTCtacaaaattattaaaaagcaTTTTAATAAAACTTATTTGAATTCTACATTGAGGAGACATACATTTTTACAACTACCCCAGTGATGATAATGTCAGGGACTTCAACATTTACTCTTGGACGCCTTTACACATAATCACATCTGCCCAGTTTCTTGCAGATAATGTATCTTAAAATTATCTTTCTCTATGAGATGTCCAGCACCAAACCTGAGCTGACACTGACTGATATTAATACtactaataacaataatttattagacttctatgccgcctcaCTCtgagaacttggggcggctcactaGAAAGTTTCTCCAAGTAGTAGTAGGAAGGCAATTCAATCAGCCATGGTACATCTCTTGTAATACTTACATTTGAGGATTTATGTATAAGAGAAGGACCTACCTAGTTTGAAAGATCACTTTGGTCCCAAATCTGCTTCACTGGTAACATGATAAATGTAGGATTAACTTAGTGGTTGCTACTTGAACTTTAAGGCAGCAGGGTAGGCCAGCTTTGGTTAAATTTTGGCCTTCCCCTCTCCTGGTTAGCTGAACAATGCTTGCTCTGTTTCTAATAATTTTACTGAAGTTTCTaataaagtaaaaagtaataaaGACTGGAAGATAacaaaagttcagaaaatgcaaaacagaaaagaaaataccagTTAAGACAATAATAAATTAGTGGCTTCAACCTTCATTATATCAAGCATAAGCAACTAGAATaatttttcatcctcttttaaaGTTATCCCAAAAAAAATgcacgacttttccccatagccTTTTATCTATGCACAATCTAGAAATCATCATCTTTTCAAATCTAGTTCAGCAAAAAGTACACTATGAGTTTCTAGAAATATCAAACAATTAATGTATCCCTTGTCAAATAATCCAACTTTACATTCTTTTCATTATATGCAATCTTGATCTTTAAATAATTCCTGTGCAAAATCACAGGATTCAATCTTTCATCACTCTTTGGCATTTAAAAGTCTTCAAAGCTTTCACCAACCCACTTTGTAAATGTCATGCACCACTGctgtatttttcaaatttattttaaattcataagtcTCTTGCTTAAAGTTTGTTAAATCCAAAGAAGAAAGTAAAACTCACCAGGTATCAAATTAAGCTTGCCGTTTTGAATGTCTTTAATATTCATAAAGTAATTAAATTGAACATGTCCTTTGTGACCTTATGAAAGGCTTCACTGCTGCTCAGAGCAAAGATGTTGTCTTGCTTGGCTCCTGGCATTCAAACCAGCTGGAGGCTGCTTTTCTTGTTTCTCATGAGCCATTGGCAGAGCACTCATAAACAATCTTCAATTCTCCCTTTCTCTGGAGAGACTCAAACAATCAATCTGCTGACTGGTCTTTTGTCTTCATAGTGGTTGTCTCCACTCGTTCTCAGAGAAGTCTTCAGTTAACCAGGACTTACACCAGAAGCCACTTGTATTTCTTCAGTCTCCTGTTTCACGCATTGATTTTCCCAACTTGAGAAAGGCCTATGAAGTTCCTGAAGTGGAGTCTTTTCAGGAGTAGATTCAGAAAGGATTCCTACAGTCAGTCCCTGCCAAAACAGATGTAGGTTTCCCATTTCCAAACATGCCCCAGTATTTGAATACATGCAGAAACATTTATATATTGGTAACTTTCTTCCCTCTCCTCAGGCTTCCTCTTCTTCCTGGTTTTGGGCATTGGATACATGTTCAGTCCCAACATGAAATATGTGGCCCCCATCCAGGAGCGTGTGGTCTTTGGCATGTTTTTCCTCGGAGCcattctctgtctctgtttctcctgGCTATTTCACACAGTCTATTGCCACTCTGAGAAAGTTTCTCGCACGTTCTCCAAGTAAGTTGatttcccctcctctcttcttcctcccgcAAACTTCCGAGGCATGTGATCAGCAGGCAAGAATTAAGAATCAAGATGTATTCTCTCGTAATGAAACATGAGGACTTATACTTAGAGTATCTGAGATGAATTTCTTCTTTGGCTAACTGGATAGCCTTTCTTATTGTAAAAAACAAAACCACAAGCCCAAGTAGATGACCTACAGGTATTGGAATCTGTCAGGTGTATGCCACCCCCaactcttttcttctattctgtgCTACACAAGCCACCAGCGATGGAGGCGCATCAAGACTTTGGTATGCCACTGTCTGGACTGGCCTCTAGCACCATGCAGGTAGGACCTTGCAGCTGATGCTTCACCATTTGAAGCTTAATAAAAATCCTGTGCTCCAATTGAAGTTTTATCTTGGAGTCATCCGATTCATTTTTATAACAATGTGGTGTTCTTTAGAGcagtttaaatcagtgtttctcaatgttaagatgtgtagacttccaCTCTCAAAATTCCCCTACGTACCTTAAcattgctgagattgagaaacactgctataaatggTTTCCCAAGGACAGTAAGTCACAAAGTACATTTACAGTAAATATACCATGTGCAAGTGTTACACAAGAGGTACTTGTGGTATTGCTTATCATAAGGAAGCCAATAGATAGTTCTTTCCCTCAAGATTTCTTGAGCCAATAATTGGGTGAGCTGCATTTAGTCTAGTGCATCTTTTCACCTCCTGAGCACTTCCTGATTCTGCTGATATGACAAGTCCCAGGCAGCCAAGTCAAGTGTTGTGCTGGGTGAGAATTTGAAGGCTGACCCAGTGTATTACTCAAAGTGCAGGCCTGAGAAAGAGCCCTGGCTATATCTGGTTAGTGCTACAGAAGCTTGTAAACTCCGTGGGCAGTGATTATAGTGGATTACCTATGGAAAATGCCTCCATTTTAGGAGGATGCGACAGTTTATAAAATAGGTTCTCATTGTTCTCTTTAGTCAAGCGCCACCATAATGTGAAAAAAAATGGGATTCTTCCTTGTAGAAACTAGCATGTAGGTACAATCCTTGCTATCTATGATGTCTGCATACATGTTTCCCATAATATGGATCATCTTGGCAGTATAATGAAGGTTAGATGTTCTTCACACTATCTCGCCCACACTGTGGCTATAGAGATCTGTAAAATAGTTTAAAGGTTCCTGTAATTTAAACATTATACACCAAGCCCTGTCCTTACACATGATGTCCACTGATCACCCAACCTTGCTTTCTGTGGTACCTTCCGTACAGATTGGATTACTCTGGAATTGCCCTGCTCACCATGGGCAGTTTTGTTCCCTGGTTGTATTACTCGTTCTACTGCTCACCACAACCCCAGCTCATCTACCTCATCATCATCTGTGTGCTGGGTATAACTGCCATCCTGGTGTCGCAGTCGGATCATTTTGCCACGCCACAGTATCGGGCAGTGCGGGCAggtaactatttttttttttactgcatccTCACACTGCTACATTATGTGGAGAAACCTATTAAAGATGGGGAATATTGTTAGATGCTTTCCAGTCTTTTGGTTCTGTTTCCGTTCCCTGGTCTCTCTCTTTCCACAACCGTTTCTATTTTTGGCCACACAGTTCTCACTAGTTTTTGGAGTCCTCTATTTATATGCTTCTGGAAATTTCAGGGGTACCAAGATTCTGAGACCTTTCTTGTATTTTTCAAATGTCTCAATTTTGATAGACCAAAAACATTACCTGATCATTGGAGATCAATGTAATTATataatatagagcagtgatggtgaatcttttcagTATGAGTGCGCAAACCGgaatgtgcgtgcatgtgtgcacttgtgcatgtgccagAGCaccggaaacccaaagaccagctggctggtgcgagCATGCCTGGTTTTTGGTCATTTTTCGAGccatttttcaggctgtttcaGGTCATTTTTCAGGCCATCTTTGGTGCCAAAAATGTCCTGGAAAATGGattgaaaacagcctgaaaatgcccccaaaatggcctgaaaacagcCAGAAAAACATCCCCCAAACAGGctggaaaatggcctgaaaacaacTAATAATGGCTCCCAAAATGGctagaaaatggcctgttttgggGGCCATTTTCAGGCATCCACAAAGACCAGCACTGGAACCCAGGAGAGCAGCTGATGATAGCACGTGTACCCACAGGGATGGCTCTGTGTGCTATCACAGAGATAGAGGAACTTGCCTAGTACAATGCAGCCTTCCTAAACCTAACATCGTCCAAATGTGAGGAAAGTCCAACACGAAAATAAAGTTGTAATcagggtgggattcaattttttttactaccggttctgtgggtgtggcttggtggacatggcaggggaaggatactgcaaaatctctgttTGGtcttcactccaggggaaggttactgcaaaatccctatttcctcctTATCAGCTGGGACTcttgaggcagagaatagatgggggcggggccagtcagagatggtatttaccggttctccaaactactcaaaatttccactaccggctCTCCAgtactggtcagaatctgctgaacccacctctgttgtaatcccaacacatctggagggAACCAGGTTGGAAACAGCTGGCAACCTGAGTTAATATAAAAGATGTAGGACCAAAACAATAAGTAGCCAACAACATCAGTTCAATATGAAAATATGTGTGTGCTTTGGTTGTCTAAATTTGCAACAGCTGCTCCTTCATTAGCAACATTAAGACTCCAGTTTGGGGGTTAAGATTTTATTAGTTGGATTGATTTTAAAACCATGGAACTGTCTGTTCAAGttacattctctctttctttttgggGTAGGTGTATTTCTGGGCCTAGGGCTGAGTGGACTAGTCCCCACCCTCCATTTCATGTTCACTGAAGGTTTTATCAAGGCCACAACAGTGGGACAGATTGGTTGGCTCTTCCTCATGGCAGTCCTCTACATCTTGGGAGTGGGCTTGTATGCTGCCCGCATTCCTGAACGTTTCTTCCCGGGCAAGTGTGACATCTGGGTATGTCTTTGGCAAGAAAATATGGAAGAGAGATGGAAGTATTTAAACTGATAGTCTTCATATGAGTTCCCCATTATCTTTTCTCTTGGTAAAAACCACAGCTCCATTCTGTGATTTGACATTTCATTTTGTCACATCCAAAATATCAGGAGGCAGATTAAGATAAGTACTTTGCCTTGGCAAACTGTGAGGGCCCATTCCAAATCAGACAAGGTAGGCAAACCTTTTTTCAAGCAAGATAAATGGTGACATGGCAACATTCCCAGAATAGGCGGAGTGACATTTTTGCCTCCTCCAGTTGTTGTTTTATTTAGGAAGGAGAGAGAATATAAGGAAACTTATATTTGCAATACTGCTAATTATACACACTATTAATGTACTTAATGTTTGCTTGCATGCAAGCAGTATAAAATTAATGAAAAGCAGAGTAAGTGCTACGAAACACTTAGATGACAGATTGATATGATCTGAAAAGAAACCAGGGTATTGGGTATTGGCGCGTCTGGGGGATCTTAAGTCACAAATACTGCAGGAGCCCCAGCTACTTTGTTTTTAGTTTAATTTGTGAATGTCAACAAAACAGAAAGAAATCTCATAATGTGGTGATGGTCAATAAGAGGCAGGTTGGGCTCCAAtgcctctcttctcctttctttctagtTCCATTCTCACCAGATCTTCCACGTCTTGGTGGTCGCAGCTGCCTGTGTCCATCTTCACGGGGTCTCCCAGCTGCAGGCGTTCCGCTCATCGCTGGGTGGCAGCTGCATGGAGAACACTGTGCTCTGATACCTTTTGAGGCCCCAGGGACACCTCTGCTGAATGAGGGCAGCCCTCCTGTCACCCTTGCACTTCTGGATATGGATCACGAGGGGCGGGGCCTCTCTTAAAGGGCACTGCACCAAGTCTCCATTTGAAAAACAATCTTTGTGTCCCAGGTCTTCTTTGCGGTTGGGGGATGGCTCTCCTTTCCTCCC
This genomic interval carries:
- the LOC139161678 gene encoding adiponectin receptor protein 1-like isoform X2: MPPSSPIMEPLKERAGWCTGYLGEEAVAEMRPLLQENAGQDGIEMKVEPTGWGSDDPELEEEDTGPDPVRVLMLPLQAQHAMEKMEEFVLKVWEGRWRVMPYDVLPDWLKDNDFLLHGHRPPMPSFRACFRSIFRLHTETGNIWTHLLGFLFFLVLGIGYMFSPNMKYVAPIQERVVFGMFFLGAILCLCFSWLFHTVYCHSEKVSRTFSKLDYSGIALLTMGSFVPWLYYSFYCSPQPQLIYLIIICVLGITAILVSQSDHFATPQYRAVRAGVFLGLGLSGLVPTLHFMFTEGFIKATTVGQIGWLFLMAVLYILGVGLYAARIPERFFPGKCDIWKTKGLQLSSWMAQWIHFFGCCWQNCNTSLVGKSLESGSEH
- the LOC139161678 gene encoding adiponectin receptor protein 1-like isoform X1, giving the protein MPPSSPIMEPLKERAGWCTGYLGEEAVAEMRPLLQENAGQDGIEMKVEPTGWGSDDPELEEEDTGPDPVRVLMLPLQAQHAMEKMEEFVLKVWEGRWRVMPYDVLPDWLKDNDFLLHGHRPPMPSFRACFRSIFRLHTETGNIWTHLLGFLFFLVLGIGYMFSPNMKYVAPIQERVVFGMFFLGAILCLCFSWLFHTVYCHSEKVSRTFSKLDYSGIALLTMGSFVPWLYYSFYCSPQPQLIYLIIICVLGITAILVSQSDHFATPQYRAVRAGVFLGLGLSGLVPTLHFMFTEGFIKATTVGQIGWLFLMAVLYILGVGLYAARIPERFFPGKCDIWFHSHQIFHVLVVAAACVHLHGVSQLQAFRSSLGGSCMENTVL
- the LOC139161678 gene encoding adiponectin receptor protein 1-like isoform X3; the protein is MPPSSPIMEPLKERAGWCTGYLGEEAVAEMRPLLQENAGQDGIEMKVEPTGWGSDDPELEEEDTGPDPVRVLMLPLQAQHAMEKMEEFVLKVWEGRWRVMPYDVLPDWLKDNDFLLHGHRPPMPSFRACFRSIFRLHTETGNIWTHLLGFLFFLVLGIGYMFSPNMKYVAPIQERVVFGMFFLGAILCLCFSWLFHTVYCHSEKVSRTFSKLDYSGIALLTMGSFVPWLYYSFYCSPQPQLIYLIIICVLGITAILVSQSDHFATPQYRAVRAVPFSPDLPRLGGRSCLCPSSRGLPAAGVPLIAGWQLHGEHCALIPFEAPGTPLLNEGSPPVTLALLDMDHEGRGLS
- the LOC139161678 gene encoding adiponectin receptor protein 1-like isoform X4 translates to MPPSSPIMEPLKERAGWCTGYLGEEAVAEMRPLLQENAGQDGIEMKVEPTGWGSDDPELEEEDTGPDPVRVLMLPLQAQHAMEKMEEFVLKVWEGRWRVMPYDVLPDWLKDNDFLLHGHRPPMPSFRACFRSIFRLHTETGNIWTHLLGFLFFLVLGIGYMFSPNMKYVAPIQERVVFGMFFLGAILCLCFSWLFHTVYCHSEKVSRTFSKLDYSGIALLTMGSFVPWLYYSFYCSPQPQLIYLIIICVLGITAILVSQSDHFATPQYRAVRAEDQGAPTFILDGTMDPLLWMLLAKLQYQSCRKEPRIWI